One region of Chryseobacterium sp. SORGH_AS_0447 genomic DNA includes:
- a CDS encoding AraC family transcriptional regulator, whose protein sequence is MKIITLPDELNFENAPAVQVFDYQSSQEISRQQIILNQNAFSFLLEGHKEVVFNNSILSIDNSRFLVMKSGHCLMTEKLSEIKNYRSILLFFTNEILLKFIRKTVLKRNISSVCKSVHSFKYDEFIKRFVLSLSDISVLSKNVQTNMLYIKFEEIMLYLTEIYGTGFLYSLLKNSDDATQRFRRTVESNQLSKLTLKELAFLCNMSISTFKREFEKHYATSPIKWFQNKRLEHAHYLMNKEQKSSSDIYLEIGYENLSSFIKAYKSKYGMTPKQHHKN, encoded by the coding sequence ATGAAAATAATTACGCTTCCTGACGAACTTAATTTCGAAAACGCTCCCGCCGTTCAGGTATTTGATTATCAGTCTTCGCAGGAGATATCCAGACAACAGATCATTCTGAATCAAAATGCTTTTAGTTTTTTACTTGAGGGACATAAAGAGGTGGTCTTTAATAATTCAATTTTATCAATTGATAATTCAAGATTCCTGGTCATGAAGTCGGGCCATTGCCTGATGACAGAAAAACTTTCAGAAATTAAAAATTATAGAAGCATCCTTTTATTTTTCACGAATGAAATCTTACTGAAATTCATACGGAAAACAGTGCTTAAGAGAAATATTTCATCCGTTTGTAAATCGGTTCATTCATTCAAATATGATGAATTTATAAAACGTTTCGTGCTAAGTCTTTCAGATATTTCCGTGCTCTCAAAAAATGTACAGACAAATATGCTTTATATTAAGTTTGAAGAAATAATGCTGTATTTAACAGAAATATATGGAACAGGTTTTCTCTATTCGCTACTAAAAAACAGTGACGATGCTACACAGAGATTTCGTCGAACGGTCGAAAGCAATCAACTAAGCAAACTGACTTTAAAAGAATTGGCTTTTTTATGCAACATGAGCATATCAACTTTTAAAAGAGAATTTGAAAAGCATTACGCCACATCTCCTATCAAATGGTTTCAAAACAAAAGATTGGAGCATGCTCATTATTTAATGAATAAAGAGCAAAAAAGTTCATCTGATATTTATTTGGAAATCGGTTATGAAAATTTATCAAGCTTTATTAAAGCTTATAAATCAAAATATGGAATGACACCCAAACAACATCATAAAAATTGA
- a CDS encoding YbhB/YbcL family Raf kinase inhibitor-like protein has product MKKANLILALSLILSTCVFGQNTFTLNSRDLGGESTRIQEFNGFGCSGDNQSPQLSWKNAPEGTKSFAITMYDPNAPTGSGFWHWLMFDIPAGINELVTNAGNVKLNLAPRGAIQSITDYGIKGFGGPCPPKGHGFHQYIITVYALKTNKLGLDENINPAIVGFNLWNQTLAKASIVVYYKR; this is encoded by the coding sequence ATGAAAAAAGCAAATTTAATTTTAGCACTGTCATTAATTTTATCAACTTGTGTTTTTGGACAAAACACTTTCACACTAAATAGCAGAGATTTAGGGGGAGAATCAACCAGAATACAAGAGTTCAATGGATTTGGTTGTTCAGGCGACAACCAATCCCCTCAGTTGTCATGGAAAAATGCTCCGGAAGGAACAAAAAGTTTTGCTATTACTATGTATGACCCTAATGCACCAACGGGGAGTGGGTTTTGGCATTGGTTGATGTTTGATATTCCTGCGGGCATAAATGAATTGGTAACCAATGCAGGAAATGTAAAGCTCAATCTGGCCCCGAGAGGAGCTATCCAGAGTATAACTGATTACGGAATCAAAGGTTTTGGTGGCCCTTGTCCTCCGAAAGGGCATGGATTCCATCAATACATTATAACTGTTTATGCCCTAAAAACAAATAAATTAGGATTGGACGAAAACATAAATCCTGCGATTGTTGGTTTTAATCTCTGGAATCAAACACTGGCCAAAGCAAGTATAGTCGTATATTATAAACGTTAA
- a CDS encoding tryptophan-rich sensory protein: protein MLTIGINYLSNTGSINNETMASISGKYHNLFTPAGYAFSIWGPIYLGLLGFVIYYGPFTKNTEPKEKVVLNIGWWFIISCIANSLWIFTWLHEYTFITIPIMVLLFVSLLKMILNNRDFIQSRDFKTTVFLRLPFYIYAGWVSVALIADVAAYLTKIQWSGFGIPETGWTILMFVVAALIHLYMIWKQNMSAFALVAVWALIAIAVANRYSNQTVYISAIVTALFVFANIIFKLSKKKAVL, encoded by the coding sequence ATGTTGACAATCGGCATCAATTACCTTTCAAATACCGGATCTATTAATAACGAAACGATGGCGAGTATTTCCGGCAAATATCATAACCTGTTTACCCCTGCCGGATATGCTTTTTCCATCTGGGGACCCATTTATCTCGGCCTCCTGGGATTTGTAATCTATTATGGCCCGTTTACGAAAAATACGGAACCCAAAGAAAAAGTCGTTTTAAATATCGGCTGGTGGTTTATTATTTCATGCATAGCCAACAGCCTCTGGATTTTTACCTGGCTGCATGAATATACTTTTATCACGATTCCCATCATGGTTCTGCTCTTTGTCTCGCTACTTAAAATGATATTGAATAATAGAGACTTCATTCAATCCCGGGATTTTAAAACAACCGTTTTCCTCCGTTTGCCTTTTTACATCTATGCCGGATGGGTTTCCGTGGCATTGATTGCCGACGTCGCAGCTTACCTCACGAAGATACAATGGTCGGGGTTTGGGATTCCGGAAACGGGATGGACGATCCTGATGTTTGTCGTAGCAGCCCTTATTCATCTGTATATGATCTGGAAGCAGAACATGAGCGCATTTGCTTTGGTTGCTGTCTGGGCACTGATCGCCATTGCCGTAGCCAATCGGTATTCCAATCAGACGGTTTATATTTCGGCCATTGTAACGGCTCTATTTGTTTTTGCGAATATTATTTTTAAGCTCTCAAAGAAAAAAGCAGTGCTTTGA
- a CDS encoding flavin reductase family protein, translating to MSTHFTNRQIAGLEKRARTALVNSLSGFKSLNLIGTLNTSGQTNLAIFNSVMHIGADPALIGFISRPDSVDRHTLENIKETGFYTVNHVHAEMFEQAHQTSARYAREQSEFDAVGLTAEYKNDFQAPFVQESRIQIGLTLREIIPVKINNTLLVVGEITDLYFPDEIWDADQGIFDFEKAGTIAGSSLDGYHATQLIRRLKYAKP from the coding sequence ATGTCAACCCATTTTACTAACCGGCAGATTGCCGGCCTGGAGAAAAGAGCAAGAACAGCGTTGGTCAACTCCCTGAGCGGCTTTAAAAGCCTTAACCTCATCGGAACTCTCAATACATCGGGACAGACCAATCTTGCCATTTTTAACTCGGTGATGCACATTGGGGCCGATCCGGCTTTAATAGGCTTTATTTCCCGTCCGGACTCCGTGGACCGGCATACCCTGGAAAACATAAAGGAAACAGGTTTTTATACGGTTAATCATGTTCATGCGGAGATGTTTGAGCAGGCGCACCAAACCTCGGCACGATACGCAAGGGAACAGTCGGAATTCGATGCTGTCGGGCTGACGGCTGAATATAAAAATGATTTTCAGGCACCCTTTGTTCAGGAATCGCGTATTCAGATAGGTCTGACACTAAGGGAAATTATTCCTGTAAAGATCAATAACACCTTGCTTGTTGTCGGTGAAATTACAGATCTGTATTTCCCTGATGAAATCTGGGATGCCGATCAGGGCATTTTTGATTTTGAAAAGGCCGGCACCATTGCAGGCTCTTCCCTGGATGGTTATCATGCTACGCAATTGATCAGAAGACTGAAATATGCAAAACCATAA
- a CDS encoding 5-fold beta-flower protein, with the protein MKKLLTFVVILAGISMANAQTIESGSRNTAGYIKSDGTIENSSHSTVGYIKSDGAIEDKSHGTIGRIKSDGTVENRNGSTVGYVKSDGTVENSSHSTIGYIKDNGTVENSSHSTLGYASGVKKSWAAVAFFFFKL; encoded by the coding sequence ATGAAAAAACTATTAACTTTTGTTGTCATTTTAGCAGGAATCTCGATGGCAAATGCACAAACGATCGAATCAGGAAGCAGAAATACGGCAGGCTATATCAAATCAGACGGAACCATAGAAAACAGCAGCCATTCCACAGTGGGCTACATCAAAAGCGATGGAGCGATTGAAGACAAAAGTCATGGCACTATCGGTCGTATCAAAAGCGACGGAACGGTGGAAAACAGAAACGGTTCTACCGTAGGCTATGTAAAAAGCGACGGAACCGTCGAAAACAGCAGCCATTCTACCATTGGGTATATCAAAGATAACGGGACGGTAGAAAATAGCAGCCACAGTACATTGGGTTATGCCAGCGGCGTAAAGAAATCATGGGCAGCGGTCGCTTTTTTCTTTTTTAAATTGTAA